The Stomoxys calcitrans chromosome 3, idStoCalc2.1, whole genome shotgun sequence genome includes a region encoding these proteins:
- the LOC106091445 gene encoding protein sly1 homolog produces the protein MLTLRERQINAIKQMLNLNAQQPKVLAAEPVWKILIYDRVGQDIISPIISIKELRELGVTLHVQLHSDRDSIPDVPAIYFCMPTEENLDRIQQDFTNGLYDIYHLNFLAPISRQKIEDLAASALQAGCVANIHRVYDQYVNFISLEDDFFILKHQKSEQLSYYSINRANTRDDEMEALMDSIVDSLFAVFVTLGNVPIIRCPRNTAAEMVARKLEKKLRENLWDARSNLFHMDATQAGGGVFSFQRPVLLLLDRNMDLATPLHHTWSYQALVHDVLDLGLNLVYVEDDQPAGGTRKKPKPCDLDRSDRFWVNHKGSPFPTVAEAIQEELESYRNSEEEIKRLKTSMGIDGEAEVAFSMVNDATARLTNAVNSLPQLMEKKRLIDMHTKIATAILNCIKARRLDSFFELEEKIMSKQTLDKPLMDLLKDPEFGTAEDKLRLFIIFYICSLNVADFEIERLKETLQENGCDLASLAYIQRWKSIMNRTPSMNQAAQYEGGGTKTVSMFSKLVSQGSSFVMEGVKNLVVKKHSLPVTKITEQVMECRSNPETDDYLYLDPKLLKGGDTMPKNRAPFQDAVVFVVGGGNYIEYQNLVDFIRQKQTANVTKRIVYGSSTLTNAQQFLKELSALGREIQGPVLS, from the exons ATGCTGACTTTGAGAGAGCGACAAATAA ATGCCATTAAGCAAATGCTTAATTTGAATGCTCAGCAGCCCAAAGTTTTAGCTGCAGAGCCAGTGTGGAAGATACTGATTTATGATCGTGTGGGCCAAGACATAATTTCACCCATAATATCAATCAAGGAATTGCGAGAATTGGGTGTTACTTTACATGT CCAACTGCACTCTGACCGAGACTCCATTCCAGATGTACCCGCCATCTACTTCTGCATGCCTACGGAGGAAAACCTAGATCGAATTCAACAGGATTTCACAAATGGCCTTTATGACATTTACCATCTAAACTTTTTGGCCCCCATATCACGGCAAAAAATCGAGGATTTGGCAGCAAGTGCTTTGCAAGCCGGCTGTGTGGCCAACATTCATCGCGTTTATGATCAGTATGTAAACTTTATCAGTTTGGAGGATGATTTCTTCATTTTGAAACATCAGAAAAGTGAGCAGTTATCGTATTATTCAATAAATCGTGCCAACACCCGTGACGATGAAATGGAAGCCCTTATGGATTCTATAGTGGATTCGTTGTTTGCTGTGTTTGTTACATTGGGCAATGTGCCTATTATACGTTGTCCCCGCAATACGGCTGCTGAAATGGTAGCACGCAAACTGGAAAAGAAATTGCGTGAAAATCTCTGGGATGCACGTTCAAATCTTTTTCACATGGATGCTACACAAGCTGGTGGCGGAGTGTTCAGCTTTCAGCGTCCGGTTCTTTTGCTGCTCGATCGTAATATGGATTTAGCAACACCATTACATCACACATGGTCATATCAGGCATTGGTACATGATGTTCTTGATTTGGGCTTAAATTTGGTTTACGTCGAAGATGACCAACCGGCTGGAG GTACTCGTAAGAAACCCAAACCCTGTGATTTGGATCGCAGTGATCGTTTCTGGGTCAATCACAAAGGTAGTCCATTTCCCACGGTAGCCGAGGCCATTCAAGAAGAACTTGAATCCTATCGCAATTCCGAAGAGGAAATCAAACGTCTCAAAACATCCATGGGTATTGATGGGGAAGCCGAGGTGGCCTTTTCCATGGTCAACGATGCTACAGCACGTCTTACAAATGCCGTCAACTCACTACCACAACTTATGGAGAAGAAACGCCTAATTGATATGCATACAAAAATTGCAACAGCCATTTTGAATTGCATCAAGGCTCGGCGCCTGGATTCCTTTTTCGAATTGGAAGAGAAAATAATGTCGAAACAAACCCTGGATAAACCACTTATGGATTTGCTTAAAGACCCGGAATTTGGCACAGCCGAGGATAAATTACGTTTGTTCATCATATTCTATATATGTTCGCTGAATGTTGCCGACTTCGAGATAGAACGTTTGAAAGAAACACTGCAGGAGAACGGTTGTGATCTGGCATCACTGGCGTATATACAACGTTGGAAATCCATAATGAATAGGACCCCAAGCATGAATCAAGCCGCTCAATATGAAGGTGGAGGCACAAAAACTGTTTCAATGTTTTCCAAATTGGTCTCACAGGGATCATCGTTTGTAATGGAGGGTGTTAAAAATTTGGTAGTTAAGAAACAT AGTCTTCCTGTCACAAAAATCACCGAGCAGGTGATGGAGTGTCGCAGCAATCCCGAAACAGATGACTACCTCTATTTGGACCCGAAACTGTTAAAGGGCGGCGATACAATGCCCAAGAATCGTGCACCCTTTCAGGATGCTGTGGTTTTTGTAGTTGGCGGAGGCAATTACATCGAATATCAGAATTTGGTAGATTTTATACGGCAAAAGCAAACAGCGAATGTTACCAAACGTATCGTTTATGGCTCCTCGACCCTTACAAATGCTCAGCAATTCTTAAAAGAACTTTCCGCTTTGGGTCGTGAAATTCAAGGCCCCGTCTTGAGTTAG
- the LOC106091444 gene encoding inner nuclear membrane protein Man1 yields the protein MNDSYFDNLSDVELRQELSKYGIPAVPIVETTRNLLIKKLKHHVRNSNGATSSPKTNRRSLQTPTSAPASTKRNASPGRRRTVNSFSRANNGPTTVMANDSSYTNEMSVPDYNRPEVVIERRQHHYLSNEGVSHLYKDYGNSSPTVGYGERNKNLPQHNMKTSPKIYLPPPIVANDAQPRRPAPPKRIGESPRLREVERVPLHHNAGESSGVVSRLLKLRDKSLRGSLPATSSLLSSSTTYAARNHLYSTDSDSDSSPTRYSMNRRNYNKKTVPEIIWSKINLKEKWKQSSVPYLLMTCLGLFFVLLAILYMTKPPDMPSTMLEKSTSFTLCEQEQNWPETTTGMARPYIDCITNEAIAPSLALCKELIQLLQANTEVHYCQDRQQSPEVAVTDFIKHLYKKRIADGHKLLKSFHAALYLIEHNPQWKIQVLNKPEGPELLDIYKHDVRFVLLKPYLPLKCVLYNKLQRFLFIIGTIFIIALILIVVFAIWRWVSQRKLNQQRAVENFCKEIIKELTQRSSMKNDTGELIINHLRDKLLPINKRKALLWAWNEAIHKLESSDSRIQFGSILQNGEEFRTMKWCESVMSTSASSSSSLSTSFSHQDKYEGKPPKKHWQSPAFDNVNRILDPPTNCLKIRHMFDAAEANQPDLRQAIIESILEKVGPQCQIYDIQLDRQYCCVYIRCASERDAGIIHNEINGWWFDNRLVSIKFLRLQRFLTRFPNSTGSTMLTIKNSK from the coding sequence ATGAATGACAGTTACTTCGACAATCTGAGCGACGTGGAATTACGTCAGGAACTTAGCAAATATGGAATACCAGCTGTACCCATTGTCGAGACTACGAGAAATTTgctaatcaaaaaattaaagcatcACGTTCGAAATAGCAACGGTGCAACGTCTAGCCCGAAAACCAATAGGAGAAGCCTGCAGACACCGACCTCGGCGCCAGCATCAACAAAACGTAATGCCTCTCCCGGCAGGAGACGAACGGTGAATTCATTTTCTCGCGCCAACAACGGCCCCACCACAGTGATGGCAAATGATTCGTCGTACACAAATGAAATGTCTGTCCCTGACTACAATCGTCCAGAAGTAGTCATTGAGCGCAGACAACACCACTATCTCTCCAATGAGGGTGTATCGCATTTATACAAGGACTATGGCAACAGTAGCCCCACGGTTGGCTACGGCGAAAGAAATAAGAATTTGCCACAGCATAACATGAAGACTTCCCCCAAAATCTATCTGCCACCTCCAATAGTTGCCAACGATGCCCAACCACGGCGTCCTGCCCCACCAAAGCGTATTGGTGAATCTCCAAGACTTCGCGAAGTGGAAAGGGTGCCGCTGCATCATAATGCAGGGGAATCTTCTGGAGTGGTGAGTCGTCTATTAAAGCTGAGGGACAAATCATTGCGAGGTTCTCTTCCTGCCACCTCATCGCTGCTATCGTCATCAACCACCTATGCTGCCAGAAATCATTTGTATTCAACTGATTCGGACTCGGACAGCAGCCCCACCAGATACTCTATGAACAGAAGAAACTACAATAAGAAAACTGTGCCCGAAATAATCTGGAGCAAAATAAATCTCAAGGAAAAATGGAAGCAATCCTCAGTGCCATACCTTTTGATGACTTGTCTGGGCTTGTTTTTCGTGCTGTTAGCAATACTCTATATGACCAAGCCACCAGATATGCCCAGCACAATGCTGGAAAAGAGTACCTCATTTACTTTGTGTGAACAAGAACAAAATTGGCCGGAGACAACCACTGGCATGGCCAGGCCCTATATCGATTGCATTACTAATGAGGCCATAGCCCCCTCTTTAGCATTATGCAAAGAACTCATACAGCTATTGCAGGCCAACACCGAAGTGCATTATTGCCAAGACAGACAACAGAGTCCTGAGGTTGCGGTCACCGATTTCATTAAACACTTGTACAAAAAACGCATTGCCGATGGGCATAAGCTGCTGAAAAGCTTCCATGCTGCCCTCTATCTCATAGAGCACAATCCCCAATGGAAGATACAAGTACTCAACAAGCCCGAAGGCCCAGAATTGTTGGACATTTACAAACACGATGTGCGTTTTGTGCTACTCAAACCATATCTGCCGTTGAAGTGTGTCCTGTATAACAAATTGCAAAGATTCCTTTTCATCATAGGCACCATATTCATAATAGCCTTGATTTTGATTGTTGTCTTTGCCATATGGCGTTGGGTGAGCCAAAGAAAACTTAACCAGCAACGGGCTGTGGAAAATTTCTGCAAGGAAATCATTAAGGAGCTAACGCAAAGGAGTTCAATGAAAAACGACACTGGCGAGTTAATAATCAACCATTTAAGAGACAAATTGCTGCCCATCAATAAAAGGAAAGCCTTACTATGGGCCTGGAACGAGGCAATACACAAATTGGAATCCAGCGACAGCCGCATACAGTTTGGTTCGATTTTACAGAATGGCGAAGAATTTCGTACCATGAaatggtgtgaatcggttatGTCTACATCGGCTTCGTCCTCTTCTTCACTGTCTACATCGTTTTCGCACCAGGACAAGTACGAGGGCAAACCACCCAAGAAACATTGGCAAAGCCCCGCCTTCGATAATGTCAACAGAATATTGGATCCTCCCACAAATTGCTTGAAAATTCGTCACATGTTCGATGCCGCTGAGGCAAATCAACCTGATCTAAGACAAGCAATTATTGAATCGATTTTGGAGAAAGTGGGACCCCAATGCCAGATCTATGACATACAGCTGGACCGTCAATATTGTTGTGTGTACATACGTTGCGCCAGTGAAAGAGATGCTGGCATTATACACAATGAAATAAATGGCTGGTGGTTTGATAATCGTTTGGTTTCCATCAAGTTCTTGCGATTGCAACGTTTCCTGACACGATTTCCCAACTCAACCGGCTCAACCATGTTAACAATTAAGAATTCAAAATGA
- the LOC106091435 gene encoding uncharacterized protein C6orf136, which translates to MISTTVALRQFPARINGLCCRLEKSQCTKNFSSFHAIRQSTAANGPGDGGAGSRPTVQSKITKLRNNGSIPRPPIIAISRSYSQGGQGRVQQSRPPTSADLEHAYAVLRETLPKLFIQPLDYSIYDPNLEFQNNITGKHTIGLYHYVKTIALLRTVGHLKYAYVKLEVLKITKHPEDFTIKIRWRVRGISALKVMLNFWKYKLWDLKGVFASQEAWYDGFSILHLGDNGLIYKHIVDRVMPDQNEEIVEKRSPSIVEQSGMAVSSKIGYSTNATAADTREKK; encoded by the coding sequence ATGATTTCGACAACGGTGGCGTTGCGGCAATTCCCTGCCAGGATAAATGGTTTATGCTGTCGCCTTGAAAAATCACAATGTACAAAGAATTTCTCATCGTTCCATGCAATACGACAAAGTACGGCTGCAAACGGTCCTGGTGATGGCGGTGCCGGTTCTAGACCAACAGTGCAgagcaaaataacaaaactaAGAAACAATGGATCCATACCCAGACCTCCAATAATAGCAATAAGTCGTTCCTATAGCCAGGGTGGACAAGGCCGTGTACAGCAAAGCAGGCCTCCCACTTCTGCTGATCTGGAACATGCCTATGCTGTTTTAAGAGAGACGTTACCAAAGCTATTTATTCAGCCCTTGGATTACTCCATATACGATCCAAATTTGGAATTTCAAAACAATATCACGGGCAAGCATACGATTGGCCTGTACCATTACGTTAAGACCATTGCCCTTTTGCGTACAGTGGGTCATTTGAAATATGCCTATGTCAAATTAGAAGTCCTAAAGATTACAAAACACCCCGAAGACTTTACGATTAAAATTAGATGGCGTGTGCGTGGTATATCGGCCCTCAAAGTAATGTTAAACTTCTGGAAATATAAACTATGGGACCTTAAGGGTGTATTTGCCAGCCAGGAAGCTTGGTACGATGGCTTTTCTATATTGCATTTGGGAGATAATGGTCTCATCTATAAACACATTGTGGACAGAGTAATGCCCGATCAAAATGAGGAAATTGTCGAGAAGAGATCACCCTCTATTGTGGAACAGAGCGGTATGGCGGTGTCTTCGAAAATTGGCTATTCCACGAATGCGACTGCTGCTGATACTAGAGAAAAGAAGTGA